From the genome of Lutzomyia longipalpis isolate SR_M1_2022 chromosome 2, ASM2433408v1, one region includes:
- the LOC129790749 gene encoding uncharacterized protein LOC129790749 — protein MLPAVIKIFSFALLIGTATALECHSCHSAQIGDDCMWKNSSSKWSTTTCAAGETVCYIKLARVSSNDTTGIAERGCGLNMNLCKDWLEPKEDSKAAISPRIALNCYVCNTQKCNERDALGVSTRMSLNIFLLLLSLLPFVKKIHF, from the exons atgCTCCCAGCAgtgattaaaatattctcatttgcCCTCCTCATTGGAACAG CAACTGCCCTCGAGTGCCATTCCTGCCACAGCGCACAAATTGGCGATGATTGTATGTGGAAGAATAGTTCTTCCAAATGGTCCACAACAACATGTGCTGCTGGTGAAACGGTGTGCTACATCAAACTAGCACGTGTCTcat CAAATGATACGACGGGTATTGCAGAGAGAGGTTGTGGATTAAATATGAACCTCTGTAAGGATTGGCTGGAGCCCAAGGAAGATTCTAAGGCTGCAATAAGCCCCCGAATTGCCCTCAATTGCTACGTGTGCAATACACAAAAGTGCAATGAAAGGGATGCTTTAGGAGTATCAACGAGGATGTccctcaatatttttttacttctccTTTCTCTACTTCcctttgtgaagaaaattcatttctaa
- the LOC129790696 gene encoding probable dolichyl pyrophosphate Man9GlcNAc2 alpha-1,3-glucosyltransferase yields the protein MNRKWAIVVCIVGLGAFLRATVSLHAYSGADKPPMFGDFEAQRHWQEITVNLPTRDWYRNTTDNDLLYWGLDYPPLTAYHSWMCGKVAQLVDPGFVALHTSRGISSAAHKLFMRLTVLLADILIYLPAVYWGCSAVWKRTHIDIVPASWKVLHLILAMSFPGQILIDNGHFQYNNISLGLTIWATVCLLHDRLFLASFLFTLALNYKQMSLYHALPFFFYLLAKCLPGGRNKLSISDALGRLLRIGVIVIVTFALLWLPWLRDVDDMKQVLVRVFPINRGLFEDKVANFWCTFNTIFKFKDAIPKEKMALYCLSTTLISVFPSGINLFFRPTKENFLLSLINTSLGFFLFSFQVHEKSILLAAIPILLYFPFDPITCLWLLEIATFSMVPLLQKDGLFTAFLALQGIFLLSIRLYHLMASKGRKDSMDFLLLGCFVVSKTVRWQDNLKIWAFYLSLTGQVALLIGQELITPPENLPYLFPYLISAFSGLHFIAFFLYFNVRQLFLL from the exons ATGAATCGTAAATGGGCTATTGTGGTGTGTATAGTGGGTTTGGGGGCTTTCCTGAGGGCTACTGTGTCCCTGCACGCGTACTCGGGGGCCGATAAGCCTCCCATGTTTGGTGATTTTGAAGCACAACGTCACTGGCAGGAGATCACGGTGAATCTTCCCACGAGAGATTGGTACAGGAACACCACGGACAATGACCTGCTGTACTGGGGTCTGGACTATCCACCCCTGACAGCCTATCACAGCTGGATGTGTGGAAAAGTAGCCCAGCTGGTGGATCCGGGCTTTGTGGCGCTGCACACATCACGCGGAATCTCCAGTGCAGCTCACAAGCTCTTTATGAGGCTCACCGTCCTCCTAGCAGACATCCTAATCTACCTCCCAGCTGTCTACTGGGGTTGTTCGGCTGTTTGGAAGCGAACCCACATTGACATAGTGCCGGCAAGCTGGAAAGTTCTCCATCTCATCCTAGCCATGAGCTTTCCAGGCCAAATTCTCATTGACAATGGGCACTTCCAGTACAACAATATCTCTCTCGGCCTCACAATCTGGGCGACAGTTTGTCTCCTCCACGATCGCCTCTTCCTCGCATCCTTCCTCTTCACCCTGGCGCTGAATTACAAACAAATGTCCCTCTATCATGCCCTCCCATTCTTCTTCTATCTCCTGGCCAAATGCCTACCCGGTGGGAGGAATAAGCTCTCCATCAGTGACGCCCTAGGGAGGCTCTTACGCATTGGAGTGATTGTGATTGTAACATTTGCCCTTCTCTGGCTTCCCTGGCTCAGAGATGTGGATGACATGAAGCAAGTTCTTGTGAGAGTTTTTCCCATCAATCGGGGACTCTTTGAGGACAAAGTGGCCAATTTTTGGTGCACTTTTAACACCATTTTCAAGTTCAA ggATGCCATTCCGAAGGAAAAGATGGCGCTCTACTGCCTCAGTACAACACTAATTTCAGTCTTTCCGAGTGGCATCAACCTCTTCTTCAGGCCAACAAAGGAAAACTTCCTTTTATCCCTAATCAACACTTCCCTtggatttttcctcttttccttTCAAGTTCACGAGAAATCCATCCTTCTTGCTGCAATTCCCATTCTCCTGTACTTCCCCTTTGACCCAATCACTTGCCTATGGCTTCTGGAGATTGCAACATTCAGCATGGTGCCATTGTTGCAGAAAGATGGCCTCTTTACAGCCTTTTTGGCACTTCAGGGAATCTTTTTGCTAAGTATTCGCCTGTATCACTTAATGGCGTCAAAAGGAAGAAAGGACAGCATGGACTTCTTGCTTCTGGGCTGCTTTGTAGTTTCCAAAACAGTTCGATGGcaggataatttgaaaatttgggCATTTTATTTGTCTCTAACTGGACAAGTAGCGCTTCTTATTGGACAAGAGCTCATCACACCACCGGAGAATCTTCCGTACTTGTTCCCATATTTGATTTCTGCCTTTAGTGGCCTTcactttattgcatttttcttaTACTTCAATGTACGACAACTTTTCCtattgtaa
- the LOC129790750 gene encoding uncharacterized protein LOC129790750, whose amino-acid sequence MMSAIKIFLLLLLMGAATALQCYTCNSDEIGDDCINNTAKWTITKCPEDEKVCYVRLTRATLNSTTGYSERGCESTMNFCRNWFRILFPTGVHSCYVCNSSKCNEINALDIKESSSGRSSMNFSLLLLTFLPIIVRKFIS is encoded by the exons ATGATGTCAGCAATCAAGATTTTTCTCTTGCTCCTCCTAATGGGTGCAG CAACGGCTCTTCAGTGTTATACGTGCAACAGTGATGAAATTGGTGATGATTGCATCAATAATACGGCAAAATGGACCATCACAAAGTGCCCAGAAGATGAAAAAGTCTGCTATGTTAGGCTAACGCGTGCCACAT TAAACTCCACAACAGGATATTCCGAACGTGGATGTGAATCAACGATGAATTTCTGCAGAAATTGGTTCAGAATCCTTTTCCCAACAGGTGTACATAGTTGCTATGTGTGCAACAGTTCAAAGTGCAACGAAATTAATGCATTGGACATTAAAGAATCATCATCAGGAAGAAGTTCAATGAACTTCAGCCTTCTCCTTCTGACCTTCCTTCCCATTATTGTGAGGAAATTCATTTCCTAG
- the LOC129790715 gene encoding uncharacterized protein LOC129790715: MVKKLFSSGIVLLIGGLFSLMDTVGGVPNHFYDIKSLSGEPNYRSVNLTWEIEEVDHREPTAAEAKVPAFTVFYCEMQTWGPHRCKSKLFQDNEIASARQRRQFSMVIDNLRMATKYTFHVREKTNEVRGPSPRADFSEENMLDSEAALSEQTVIIPTKGFSAHATKCLPNASEIEVETGPFFGGRIIAEGSNCGIKGDAQDPRATYTMRIDHEACGSHVNQNEYTVKTLITVQENLGIFTHSTRRFVVVCTYQPETLTVRASFAVPGRGGATVMSPEWHQESARSGRERNFKMVHKNELITKENDPDSVGEVEAENLISRTDFFSEAKFSRLIDEQHTSSDHGAEIPSGRGYTGLVIAISLSVITMGSLIYLLKRELKQKQLIKKHLTFTDDRFMP; this comes from the exons ATGGTGAAGAAGCTCTTTAGTTCCGGTATAGTCCTCCTAATCGGAGGACTTTTTTCACTGATGGATACAGTCGGTGGTGTCCCAAATCATTTTTACG ATATCAAATCCTTGTCAGGAGAGCCAAATTACCGCTCTGTTAATCTCACCTGGGAAATTGAGGAGGTGGATCATCGAGAACCAACAGCAGCAGAGGCCAAAGTCCCAGCTTTTACGGTGTTCTACTGCGAAATGCAAACCTGGGGGCCACACAGGTGCAAATCGAAGCTCTTTCAGGACAATGAGATCGCATCGGCGCGACAAAGGAGACAATTCTCCATGGTCATTGATAATTTGCGCATGGCCACCAAGTACACCTTCCACGTGAGAGAGAAGACAAATGAAGTCAGAGGACCATCGCCAAGGGCGGATTTTAGCGAAGAGAACATGCTGGACAGTGAGGCTGCATTGTCAGAGCAAACAGTCATCATTCCCACCAAAGGAT ttTCTGCTCATGCCACAAAATGCCTACCAAATGCATCGGAGATTGAGGTGGAGACAGGTCCCTTCTTCGGTGGTCGCATCATCGCCGAGGGCAGCAATTGTGGCATCAAAGGAGATGCCCAGGATCCACGGGCCACCTACACAATGCGCATTGATCACGAAGCCTGTGGCAGCCATGTGAATCAGAATGAGTACACAGTTAAAACCCTAATCACAGTGCAGGAAAATCTCGGGATCTTCACGCACAGTACACGACGATTTGTCGTCGTGTGCACGTATCAGCCGGAAACTCTCACAGTCCGTGCGAGTTTTGCCGTTCCTGGCCGTGGTGGAGCCACTGTGATGTCCCCGGAATGGCATCAGGAGTCCGCAAGGAGTGGACGAGAGCGGAACTTCAAGATGGTGCACAAAAATGAGCTGATAACGAAGGAAAATGATCCGGATTCGGTGGGAGAGGTCGAAGCGGAAAATCTCATTTCACGCACGGATTTCTTCAGTGAAGCCAAATTTTCCCGCCTAATTGATGAGCAACACACATCGAGTGATCATGGTGCGGAGATCCCGTCAGGTCGCGGCTACACGGGGCTCGTGATCGCAATCTCCCTGTCAGTGATCACAATGGGATCACTCATATACCTTCTGAAACGCGAACTGAAGCAGAAGCAACTCATCAAGAAGCATTTAACTTTCACCGACGATAGATTTATGCCATGA